Proteins encoded together in one Prunus dulcis chromosome 3, ALMONDv2, whole genome shotgun sequence window:
- the LOC117621776 gene encoding zinc finger BED domain-containing protein RICESLEEPER 1-like produces the protein MCVETEKIECKGLVVMDVPTRWNSTYLMLDAALKFRKAFDRMGDDPDSSYLMYFKEDEGDDKRIEGIEGSGKGKGKSKTNKRVGPPSDEDWEKAVTFVMFLKTYDVTLKISASLHPTSHSTFHDLLAIDGEIRELYRYDVTIPIEERTAMDTLLNDMAASMKKKYDKYWGELHKVNPFLMIGVVIDPRFKLRNLKHIFEEIFENDPTCDRLVAQKTNEVKQLLMNMYEVYKPSSNNMGATSTTNESGVDRYLLDPLESIDEEFDILGWWRINGLKYPTLASIAKDVLAIPTSTIASESCFSTSGRVIDSFRSSLSPRMVEALICSQN, from the exons ATGTGTGTTGAGACGGAAAAAATAGAGTGCAAGGGGTTGGTGGTGATGGATGTGCCCACTAGGTGGAACTCCACTTATTTGATGCTTGATGCGGCATTGAAATTTCGAAAAGCTTTTGATAGAATGGGGGATGATCCCGATTCTTCCTACTTAATGTACTTTAAGGAAGATGAAGGAGATGACAAGAGAATTGAAGGCATTGAAGGAAGTGGGAAAGGGAAGGGAAAGTCTAAGACTAATAAGAGGGTGGGTCCACCTAGTGATGAAGATTGGGAAAAAGCCGTGACATTTGTGATGTTTTTGAAGACCTATGATGTTACTTTGAAAATTTCAGCTTCTTTGCATCCAACATCACACTCAACCTTCCATGACTTGCTTGCCATAGATGGGGAGATTCGGGAGTTGTATAGATATGATGTTACAATTCCTATTGAAGAACGGACAGCCATGGATACTCTTTTAAATGATATGGCAGCatcaatgaagaagaaatatgataaatattgGGGTGAACTTCATAAAGTGAACCCATTCTTGATGATAGGAGTTGTGATTGATCCCCGATTCAAGCTTCGCAATTTGAAGCACATCtttgaagaaatatttgaaaatgatcCTACTTGTGATAGATTGGTGGCTCAAAAGACAAATGAGGTGAAACAACTTCTTATGAATATGTATGAAGTGTATAAGCCTAGTAGTAACAATATGGGTGCTACTAGTACTACCAATGAGAGTGGCG TGGATAGGTACTTGTTGGATCCACTTGAATCCATTGATGAGGAGTTTGATATACTAGGGTGGTGGAGAATAAATGGGCTCAAGTATCCTACTTTGGCATCAATTGCAAAGGATGTGCTTGCAATCCCTACTTCCACAATAGCTTCGGAGTCTTGTTTTAGCACAAGTGGGAGAGTGATTGACTCGTTTCGAAGCTCATTGTCTCCTAGGATGGTTGAGGCTTTGATTTGCTCTCAAAATTAG